A window of the Arachis duranensis cultivar V14167 chromosome 5, aradu.V14167.gnm2.J7QH, whole genome shotgun sequence genome harbors these coding sequences:
- the LOC107488707 gene encoding protein trichome birefringence-like 2, with protein sequence MRKDKVVEVKEYWYHWVHADVKCQSSPQRDEERIEETRGVNASSQGLNKNTRFANFTVGGENATLNSSEVQQFSLKSNGENVTLVTEIGNFTDNRVVKDVDFAVNATVSSSSSGESNVTSVNNNNNKNNNNNDNVTVVIDDSGSSSQDVKMEGRFSLNDENCDIYDGMWIRDDSKPYYPLGSCPLIDRDFDCHLNGRPDSDYVKWKWQPHKCDIPNLFCGFFSNTCEIFLNATDFLERLQGQRLVFVGDSLNRNMWESMVCILRQSVKDKKRVFEISGRHEFKKKGVYAFRFEASFGTYIRFYDADIL encoded by the exons ATGAGAAAAGACAAAGTTGTTGAGGTTAAAGAATATTGGTACCATTGGGTTCATGCAGACGTGAAGTGTCAAAGTTCTCCGCAGAGGGATGAAGAACGAATTGAAGAAACTCGCGGAGTGAATGCTTCAAGTCAGGGTTTGAACAAGAACACACGGTTTGCGAATTTCACCGTCGGTGGTGAGAATGCAACGCTTAATAGTAGTGAAGTGCAACAGTTTTCGCTGAAATCCAACGGTGAGAACGTTACATTGGTCACTGAGATTGGGAACTTCACTGATAATAGGGTTGTCAAAGATGTGGACTTTGCTGTAAATGCaactgtttcttcttcttcttctggtgAATCAAACGTGACTtctgttaataataataataataaaaataataataataatgataatgtaACTGTGGTTATTGATGATAGTGGTTCTTCTTCACAAGATGTGAAGATGGAGGGTCGTTTTAGTTTAAATGATGAGAATTGTGATATCTATGATGGTATGTGGATAAGGGATGATTCAAAGCCATATTACCCCTTAGGTTCATGTCCACTCATCGATAGGGATTTTGATTGCCACCTTAATGGAAGGCCTGATAGTGATTATGTGAAATGGAAATGGCAGCCACATAAATGCGACATTCCAAATCTTTTCTGTGGTTTTTTCAGTAACACGTGCgaaatatt TTTGAATGCAACTGATTTTCTGGAGAGGCTGCAAGGTCAGAGGCTAGTTTTTGTGGGGGATTCACTGAACAGGAACATGTGGGAGTCAATGGTGTGTATACTACGTCAAAGTGTCAAGGACAAGAAACGTGTTTTTGAAATTTCTGGAAGACATGAATTTAAGAAAAAAGGTGTTTATGCTTTTAGATTTGAGGCAAGTTTCGGAACATATATAAGATTCTATGATGCAGATATCTTGTAA
- the LOC107488704 gene encoding proline-rich receptor-like protein kinase PERK13, which translates to MVKRNKPPKSTASAFSAAAEISTTAIKVSTTTTLSASTKTLASSKTPPPPPSPVPPPPPPRVTPPPPPTSITPPDSHFTTPPPQVTPSHPPPPPPPPPPLPPTTSSPPNHPTTPPQSPSPPSRSGGDSSSSKRHSPPASSTSNTRGYSDRIGQHVGFAVAAISIIALIAVILFFFLGRRKIEAMPVGHKACRGNVHYYYKPGGANGPQVGKYGSQKKQSTPVRGNYGGYVRSPSELQQMSGGIMAYSYEEIVEVTNGFSSENVIGEGGFGSVYKALMPDGRVGAVKMLKPGSGQGEREFRAEVDIISRIHHRHLVSLIGYCIAEQHRVLVYEFVPNGNLSQHLHGNNLPVLDWPNRMKIANGAARGIAYLHEGCNPRIIHRDIKSANILLDGAYEAQVADFGLAKLTDDANTHVSTRVMGTFGYMAPEYATSGKLTDRSDVFSFGVVLLELITGRKPVDPKRPIGEESLVEWARPHLLLAMGTRAFGDLEDPRLEGRYVHSEMLTMIEAAAACVRHSAPKRPRMVQVARALECGEQLDLSNGVKYGQSRIYDSSQYINDIMRFRRMMADGNFSGYDYDMYSTEHSSRELSPSLGMPTSSGGNSEPRSFNNHRSFSDSEKP; encoded by the exons ATGGTGAAGCGAAACAAACCACCTAAA TCCACGGCCTCCGCGTTCTCCGCCGCCGCCGAAATCTCCACCACGGCCATCAAAgtctccaccaccaccaccctcTCCGCGTCCACCAAAACACTCGCCTCCTCAAAAACCCCCCCGCCGCCGCCATCGCCAGTTCCGCCACCTCCGCCACCACGGGTTACACCTCCTCCACCCCCAACTTCAATAACGCCACCAGATTCACACTTTACTACTCCACCACCTCAAGTTACTCCttctcatcctcctcctcctcctcctcctccgccACCGCTGCCGCCGACAACTAGTTCCCCTCCAAACCACCCTACTACGCCGCCACAATCACCTTCTCCGCCTTCAAGATCAGGCGGTGATTCATCTTCTTCGAAGCGCCATTCTCCCCCAGCGTCGTCAACTTCGAATACACGAGGTTATAGTGATCGGATAGGCCAACATGTTGGTTTTGCAGTGGCTGCAATTTCCATCATTGCACTCATTGCTgtaattctcttcttttttttaggaAGAAGAAAGATCGAGGCGATGCCGGTTGGCCACAAG GCCTGTC GTGGAAATGTACACTACTACTACAAACCAGGCGGGGCCAATGGTCCACAAGTAGGGAAGTACGGTTCACAAAAAAAACAGTCTACTCCGGTGAGAGGCAACTATGGAGGTTACGTGAGATCACCTTCAGAGCTACAACAAATGAGTGGGGGTATAATGGCTTATAGCTACGAAGAAATCGTGGAAGTAACGAACGGGTTTTCGAGTGAGAACGTAATAGGAGAAGGTGGGTTCGGGAGTGTGTACAAGGCTTTAATGCCCGATGGTAGAGTAGGAGCAGTGAAGATGCTGAAACCTGGTAGTGGCCAAGGAGAAAGAGAGTTTAGGGCTGAGGTTGACATTATTAGTAGGATTCATCATCGTCATTTGGTTTCTTTGATTGGTTATTGCATAGCTGAGCAACATAGAGTTCTTGTCTATGAGTTTGTTCCTAATGGGAATCTCAGTCAGCACTTGCATG GAAATAACTTACCTGTTTTGGATTGGCCGAATAGGATGAAGATAGCAAATGGCGCTGCAAGGGGCATAGCGTATCTGCATGAGGGCT GCAACCCAAGGATTATTCATAGGGATATTAAGTCCGCAAACATACTTTTGGATGGTGCTTATGAAGCACAG GTTGCAGACTTTGGACTTGCCAAACTAACTGATGACGCTAACACCCATGTATCAACCAGGGTGATGGGGACCTTCGG ATACATGGCTCCAGAGtatgcaacaagtggaaaattAACGGATAGATCAGATGTTTTCTCATTTGGAGTTGTCCTGCTTGAGCTCATAACTGGAAGGAAGCCCGTTGATCCAAAGCGGCCCATCGGAGAAGAGAGTTTGGTTGAGTGG GCTCGTCcacatcttcttcttgcaatgGGGACGCGTGCGTTTGGTGATCTAGAAGACCCAAGGCTTGAAGGACGCTATGTTCATTCTGAAATGTTAACCATGATTGAGGCTGCTGCCGCATGTGTTCGCCACTCCGCTCCTAAACGCCCCCGTATGGTTCAG GTGGCAAGAGCCTTAGAGTGTGGAGAACAACTAGATCTATCAAATGGGGTGAAATATGGTCAAAGCAGAATATATGATTCAAGCCAGTACATTAATGATATTAtgagatttagaaggatgatgGCTGATGGCAATTTTAGCGGTTACGACTATGATATGTATAGTACAGAACACAGTTCAAGAGAGTTGTCTCCTTCTTTAGGGATGCCAACTAGTTCAGGTGGTAATTCAGAACCTAGATCTTTCAACAACCATAGGAGCTTCTCTGACTCTGAGAAACCATAA
- the LOC107488785 gene encoding uncharacterized protein LOC107488785: MSLQVQPLPQQQQSQQFQQPVQQVYPTTYTYESPPHHSNGSFGSVFVVLAIIIVISAVACCLGRLCGRKSHGHSLKHSKQQKQQKQNQNHHDFRPTKEVDIEFGFDKKIAASKPMNGHGYGHGGGGGGRGPPKPLGPPHHGGGGAAADMNMKSFELKLGPPRKLRAGGP; the protein is encoded by the coding sequence ATGTCCTTACAAGTTCAACCACTGCCACAGCAACAACAATCACAGCAATTCCAACAACCTGTCCAACAAGTGTATCCAACCACTTACACATATGAGTCACCCCCTCACCATTCAAATGGCTCATTTGGCTCAGTGTTTGTTGTTCTAGCCATAATCATAGTCATTTCCGCCGTCGCATGCTGCCTCGGACGCCTTTGCGGCCGCAAGAGCCACGGCCACAGCCTGAAACATTCCAAGCAGCAAAAGCAGCAGAAGCAGAATCAGAACCACCATGACTTCCGGCCTACTAAGGAAGTGGACATTGAATTTGGCTTTGACAAGAAGATTGCAGCCTCCAAGCCTATGAATGGACATGGTTATGGTcatggaggaggaggaggaggaagaggaccACCTAAGCCACTTGGTCCTCCCCAtcatggtggtggtggtgctgcTGCTGATATGAATATGAAAAGTTTTGAATTAAAACTTGGCCCCCCTCGAAAACTAAGGGCAGGAGGACCATGA